Part of the Salinigranum rubrum genome is shown below.
CATCGGCAACGATCACATGAACTACCGGGTGCCGCAGAACCGCGACATCGCGATGGTGTTTCAGGATTACGCGCTCTACCCGCACATGACGGTCAGACAGAACATCCGGTACGGACTGGAGGAAGAACCCGGATACACGTCCGAAGAGCGGGACGCCCGCGTCGAGGAGGTGGCCGAGACGCTCGGTATCGCCGACCTGCTCGACCGGAACCCCGACGAACTCTCGGGCGGGCAACAGCAGCGGGTGGCACTCGGACGGGCTATCGTGCGGGACCCGGAGGTGTTCCTGATGGACGAACCGCTGTCGAACCTCGACGCCAAACTCCGCGCGGAGATGCGCACCGAACTCCAGAGCCTCCAGTCCGACCTGAAGGTGACCACGGTGTACGTGACGCACAACCAGACGGAGGCGATGACGATGAGCGACCGCATCGCCGTGATGAACGACGGGCGACTCCAGCAGGTCGGGACGCCGCTCGAATGCTATCACGAACCGAACAACACGTTCGTCGCCGGCTTCATCGGCGAGCCGATGATGAACCTCGTCTCGGGGACACGGTCGGAGTCGACGTTCGTGAGCGACCACTTCGAGTATCCGCTCGACGACGGGCTTCGCGCGGCAGTCGGTGACCACGAGGAGTTGATCCTCGGGATTCGCCCCGAAGACATCGTCGTCCGCGGGGAGGGAGACGAAGCGGAACCGGGCGCGACCGACTTCCGCTTCGAGGTCCGCGTCGTCGAGCCCCACGGCGACCAGAACGTCCTGCACCTGACCCGGCCCGGCGGCGACATCGACGACGCGCTCCAGGCCGTCACCGGCGGGATGCATCTCCTCTCGCAGGGCGAACAGGTCGTCGTCAGCATCGACCCGGGGAAGGTCCACCTGTTCGACGCCGCGACCGGAACCGCGCTGCACAACCGCCGACACGAACCGGAGTCGGAACTCACTCAGATCGAACAGTAACCATGGCACGACTGACACTCGACGACGTAACGAAGGTGTTTCACGACGACGAGGGCGGAGAGATCGTCGCGGTCGAGGACCTCTCGCTCGACATCGCCGACGGGGAATTTCTCGTCCTCGTCGGCCCCTCGGGCTGCGGGAAGTCGACGACGCTGCGGATGATCGCCGGACTCGAAACGATAACCAGGGGTGACCTCAGGCTGGAGGGACGGCGCATCAACGACGTCTCCGCACAGGAGCGCGACATCGCGATGGTGTTCCAGTCGTACGCGCTGTACCCACACAAGAGCGTCCGCGGGAACATCTCGTTCGGTCTCGAAGAGTCGACCGACCTCCCGAAGGGAGAGATCAACGACCGCGTCGAGCAGACGACCGACATGCTGGACATCAGTGACCTGCTGGACCGGAAGCCGGGGGCGCTCTCGGGCGGGCAACAGCAGCGGGTGGCACTCGGACGGGCTATCGTGCGGGACCCGGAGGTGTTCCTGATGGACGAACCGCTGTCGAACCTCGACGCCAAACTCCGTGCGGAGATGCGCATCGAACTCCAGCGCCTCCAGGAGCAACTCGGCGTGACGACCATCTACGTCACGCACGACCAGACGGAGGCGATGACGATGGGCGACCGCATCGCGGTCCTCGACGGCGGGGAACTCCAGCAGGTCGGAACGCCCCTCGAATGCTACCACGAACCGAACAACACGTTCGTCGCCGGTTTCATCGGCGAACCGTCGATGAACTTCTTCGACGGAACGTTCGACGGCGACGCGTTCGTCGGCGACGGCTTCACGTACCCGCTCTCTCAGGAGGCGCGGGCACAGGTGGGCGACGTGACCGACCTGACGCTCGGCGTTCGTCCCGAGGACGTCGTCGTAGACGCCAGCGATTCGGTCTCGACGGCTCACCGCTTCGGCGCCGAGGTGCTGGTGGTCGAACCGCAGGGCAACGAGAACACGGTCCACCTGCGACTGCTCGACGGGGGGACGAGACCCAGTTCACCGCGACGACGACGGGGGACCCCACCGTCTCGGAGGGGAACCGGACGACCGTCGCGTTCCCCGAGGAGGCTATCCACCTCTTCGACGGCCGCAGCGGGGACGCGCTGAAGAACCGCATCATCCCCGAGAACCGCTCGCTCGCTGGCGTGTCGTCGTAGGGTCCGGCGTCCCCTAGCCGCGTTACTCTCTCCCGATTCTCGACACCCGCCGACGCTGGCTATCGACGCCGATAAAATATACAAAGTCTGTCCTTTAACTGTTCATAAAAAATATCTTACATTATTGAAATTGGAGTAAGTTCGACTTTCGAATCTATGGTAGAGTATCGTTGAAAATCGAATATATGGCGAACAAATCCTTGAAGACGCCAAAGCAGCTGTCGTATCGTGTTCAGGGGTGAAACACTTCCTCTGTTCACTTGGGCTCTGCTGCGAACACGAGTGCTAGCCTCTACAACGCTGCGCTCTTTCGCTTTCTTCGGTTGTCTCGTTATCTCGCCGCTCGTGACATCGTCACCCGCGTGACGCCGAAGGATGCCGATTATATTATTTAGGCGAATTGTATTTCTTCTGTCTTATATTTAAATATGATACACTGTGCGAATGGAAGACTCAACACTCCACGTGTCGTATCGCACTGTCCGTGCGCCGATGGTGTCGACGGCGAACCGACAGGTGAGTCCGAGCACTCGGCGTCGTCCGCGACGGTGGGTCACGAACCGCCGGAACGACAGTAAAAGGTTAACACCCCAGGAGCACAAGGTCCGACAAGAATGGCCGAAGACGTCAAACCGACGCGCAAGAACCTGATGGCCATCGAGGACCGCATCGAACTCTCCGAACGCGGTCACGACACGCTCGAACAGAAGCGTGACGGCCTCATCATGGAGTTCATGGACATCCTCGACCAGGCACAGGACGTCCGCTCGGAACTCTCCGAGGACTACCAGAACGCACAGCACAAGATCAACATGGCCCGCGCCATGGAGGGTGACGTCGCGGTCCGCGGTGCCGCCGCCGCGCTCAAGGAACACCCCGAGATCACGACGCAGTCGAAGAACATCATGGGCGTCGTGGTCCCCCAGATCGAGTCCTCCCGCGTGAAGAAGAGTCTCGACCAGCGCGGCTACGGCCTGCTCGGATCGAGCGCGCGAATCGACGAGGCCGCCGACGCCTACGAGGAACTCCTCGAGACGATCATTCTCGCCGCCGAGGTCGAGACGGCGATGAAGAAGATGCTCGAGGAGATCGAGACGACGAAGCGCCGCGTCAACGCCTTGGAGTTCAAGCTCCTGCCGGACCTCTACGAGAACAAAGAGTACATCGAGCAGAAGCTCGAAGAACAGGAGCGCGAGGAGATCTTCCGCCTGAAGAAGATCAAGGCGAAGAAGGAAGAAGAGGAGAAGGAAGAACGCGAGAACGAGGCCACCGAAATCGCGTCCGAGGACGTCGAGCGCGTCTCGGCCGACGACTGACACTTCTCCTTTCGAAGCCGTGTCCCTTTCGTCGTAACCCCATCGTCTCCGTGGCGCGCAAGCTCTTCGTGCTCTCAGCCGTTCCGCCCCGACACGCTCCACGGACGACGAGCGCATCCACACACCGAACGCCTCACCCGCTCAGCGACCGACGTTTTTCACCCACGAGCGCGTCTTACCTTCCATGACCTGTCCCGACTGCGACGGGGACCGCATCGCGTTCGCCGTCCCGTCGTCGCTCCGGCCGTACGCACCCGACGAGGCGCTCTCGGCGACCCTCTGTACCACCTGTCTCCGCGTGGCTGGAGTCGACGCAGAGGACAGTGAGGTCGAGCCTTCGGAGACAATCGAGTGGGGCCCCCTACCGAGCGGCGAGGCGGGCGTCGCCACGGCGCTCCTGCTCGGCCTCCTCGACTCGCTCGCGCTCCGTCGAGCCGACGTGACCGCACTCTGTGAACACGCGGAGGAGGCGGGCGGCGATCCGTTTCTCACGCTCGACCGACTCGCTGCGATGGCAGAGACGGGTGACCTCGACCCGCACGTCGACCTGGAGCGTCGGACCGCACAGCTCCAGTCGCTGGTGGATTAGCGGACGCGCTTGTGAGGTCGGTGTCCGCCCTCACGTGCTTCTCCGTCAGTCGGGGTTCGTTCCATCGCGTGCGTCCGCCTCACCAGCCCGGCTCGCCCCGGCTCCGCCGACCCGGAAGTCGTCGGTGAACTCGGTCGAGGCCTCGACGAACGACTCGAACGTCTCCTCGGCCCACTCGACCGCCGCCTCGGTGTCGTTGAGGATGCTCCCGTGGATCGTCCCCGACTCGTTGTAGATCAGCACGGCGACCGTGGTGCTCTCGTCGGTGTCGACGATGAACAGTTCGTACGGGAGGCCGTCGGTCTCGTACGCTCGGTACCGACCCGTCGCGACCATCTCGTGGTGCATCCGAAAGTACTCGTCGCGGATGAGTTCCGCGAGGTTCGACGTGTAGACGACCGCCCCGCTGCCGCCCCGCTCGGTCACCAGTCCGTGGAGGTGGCCGACGGCAGCCGCGTCGTTGACGGCCGTCGCGCACGCCCGAAACCGGTCTCCCTCGGCGATGAGGGCCGTTATCTCGTTCGCCGGCCGTCCCGTCGCCGGTGGTTTGCTCCGGTAGGCGGTGGCTCCTTCGAGCATCGCGTGTCCCACCGTCGCCGCCGGTGGGAGTTCCGCGAGGAGGTCCCCGAACTCGCCGACGTGTGCCGTCTCCTCGCAGTAACGGCGGTACGAGTCGTACGCCAGACGGCCAGCGAGCGTCGCCGCCACCGTGCTTCCCTCGCGTCGGACCAGTCCGTTCGACTCCAGTTCCCGGACGGCCCGGTCGACGGTCGACCGCGAGACGCCGAGTTCCTCGGTGAGTTCGTTCTTGCTCCGGTCCCCGTCCAAGAGCATCGAGAGGGCGTCGGCTCGCTGGCTGAGCAACTGCCGCACGTCCGCCGGGCTCCCGTCCCCCCGCATCACCACCCACCATGAGAGACGCGGTTATATAGGTTGG
Proteins encoded:
- a CDS encoding ABC transporter ATP-binding protein gives rise to the protein MGSIQLENLTKRFGDTVAVEELSLDIADEEFLVLVGPSGCGKSTTLRCLAGLETPSSGDIYIGNDHMNYRVPQNRDIAMVFQDYALYPHMTVRQNIRYGLEEEPGYTSEERDARVEEVAETLGIADLLDRNPDELSGGQQQRVALGRAIVRDPEVFLMDEPLSNLDAKLRAEMRTELQSLQSDLKVTTVYVTHNQTEAMTMSDRIAVMNDGRLQQVGTPLECYHEPNNTFVAGFIGEPMMNLVSGTRSESTFVSDHFEYPLDDGLRAAVGDHEELILGIRPEDIVVRGEGDEAEPGATDFRFEVRVVEPHGDQNVLHLTRPGGDIDDALQAVTGGMHLLSQGEQVVVSIDPGKVHLFDAATGTALHNRRHEPESELTQIEQ
- a CDS encoding V-type ATP synthase subunit D gives rise to the protein MAEDVKPTRKNLMAIEDRIELSERGHDTLEQKRDGLIMEFMDILDQAQDVRSELSEDYQNAQHKINMARAMEGDVAVRGAAAALKEHPEITTQSKNIMGVVVPQIESSRVKKSLDQRGYGLLGSSARIDEAADAYEELLETIILAAEVETAMKKMLEEIETTKRRVNALEFKLLPDLYENKEYIEQKLEEQEREEIFRLKKIKAKKEEEEKEERENEATEIASEDVERVSADD
- a CDS encoding DUF6276 family protein, which encodes MTCPDCDGDRIAFAVPSSLRPYAPDEALSATLCTTCLRVAGVDAEDSEVEPSETIEWGPLPSGEAGVATALLLGLLDSLALRRADVTALCEHAEEAGGDPFLTLDRLAAMAETGDLDPHVDLERRTAQLQSLVD
- a CDS encoding helix-turn-helix transcriptional regulator — encoded protein: MRGDGSPADVRQLLSQRADALSMLLDGDRSKNELTEELGVSRSTVDRAVRELESNGLVRREGSTVAATLAGRLAYDSYRRYCEETAHVGEFGDLLAELPPAATVGHAMLEGATAYRSKPPATGRPANEITALIAEGDRFRACATAVNDAAAVGHLHGLVTERGGSGAVVYTSNLAELIRDEYFRMHHEMVATGRYRAYETDGLPYELFIVDTDESTTVAVLIYNESGTIHGSILNDTEAAVEWAEETFESFVEASTEFTDDFRVGGAGASRAGEADARDGTNPD